From the Nodularia sphaerocarpa UHCC 0038 genome, the window GTATCTGTGGGAATTTCTTCATTCAGGTAAATACTGTTGTAAGTAAAAACTACATCATCTACTGTTAAGGGTTGACCGTCAGACCATTTTAAATTCTCTCTGAGGGTAAAGATAAATCCCAATTTATCATCAGCAGTTTCCCATGATTCTGCTAAGTTTGGCTCTATTTCACCAGTGATGGGGTTTTGGGTGGTTAAGCCCTCGTAAGTCAAACTAAAAATATTGGGAACTTCTGAACTGAGGGCATAGTTAAAGGTTTTGGGGTCACTCAGAATGCTGTTTACTAACTGTGGTACTTGAGCGGCTGTACTTTTAAAGTTAGATGGGTTGCAAGCGGCAATTGTAATGGCTGTAAACGCAATTAGACTTATGAGTAACCAAAAACGTTTTGTTTGATTAGAGATTTTTTTAGTTAATATCATAATTTCTCGTTTATAGCGTTTCCCCATTTTGTAACTTTCAAATTTATCTGTGTAGCCTACGGTAAGCCGCTAACGCGTCTACATCTGTGTAAACTGCGGTCATCTGCTCATCCGTCTAAGTATGTGGTTGATTGATTGTATGGCTACGCCACGGAAACTATTGGTTTACCTCACTCACCAGATTATGGCTCTAGTCCCATAACTAATCATTAGCCATCAATAAAATCACCGCATAAGCACATATACCTTCTTCTCGACCAACAGGGCCTAATTTTTCGTTAGTGGTAGCTTTGATCCCAATTTGATTTGGTGCTAATTGTAAAACTGCTGCTAACTGATCACGCATTTTTTGAATATGCGGTTTCAACTTGGGACGTTCGGCTACTACTACTGTGTCAATATTGCCAATGTGCCAACCTTGATCCCTAATCAGCTGATGTACTTGATTTAATAGCACTAAACTATCCGCCCCTGCCCATTGAGGATCAGTAGGGGGAAAATAATGACCAATATCCCCTAGGGATAATGCTCCCAACATGGCATCCATAATGGCGTGGGTAAGTACATCAGCGTCACTATGCCCCAATAAACCAAGTTCATGAGGAATTTGGATTCCTCCTAAAATTAAAGGGCGATCGCTCACTAATTTGTGGATATCGTAGCCGTTACCAATCCGAATTTTAGTCATTAGTCATTAGTCATTAATCATTGGTCATTAGTCATTGGTCATTAGTCATTCGCAAGTCTCTTCTCCCCTGCTCCCTGCTCCCTGCTCCCTGCTCCCCTGCTTCTCCTGTTGCCATTTTTCCAGCAAATCGGGGCGGCGATCGCCTGTTCTTTGGATTTGTTGTTCATATCGCCATCGAGCAATTTCGGCATGATTCCCAGATAGTAAGACATCAGGAACTTTCCAACCGCGAAAATCAGCTGGGCGAGTGTACTGGGGATAATCCAGCAACCCCTCCTCAAAACTTTCTGACTTGAGAGACTCAACTTTGCCCACAGTGCCTGGTAGAAGCCTCACCACACCATTAAGTAATGCCATTGAGGGAATTTCCCCACCAGTGAGAATAAAGTCCCCTAAAGACACCTCACGAGTCACTAGATGCAGCACTCTCTCATCTACCCCTTCATAATGGCCGCAGATCACTACTAGCTGGTCATAATTTGTCGCCAATTCTTTCAACAGGGGTTGATTTATCGTTTGACCTTGGGGACTCATTAAAATAATCTCTCTGCGGGGTAGAGTTGGCAACGACTCCACAGCAGTAAAGATCGGTTCCGGCTTCATCAGCATCCCCACGCCACCACCATAAGGTTCATCATCAGCCTTATGATGCTTATCAGTGGTAAAATCTCTGGGATTAACCAGATTCACTTGGGCAATCTGTTTAGCTAAGGCTTTAGCCAGCAGCCCGGAACTTAAAATTGATGTAAAACAGTCAGGAAAAAGTGTAACTATATCAAAGCGCACAGTAATTCGTATTCGAGAACACTAATCTTAAAATTGAATGTCTAGCAAACACAATCAGTCAATGTAGGATAGAACTACAGATAAGTTTAATCAATAGTGACTAAAACTACCAGAACTATTGATTTTAGGTAGGATCAAAAGTTTTTCTAATTACTTAATTTGTGTTTAAATATTGTCACAAGTACATTTAAATTAATAATCTGACCAAGTTAACAACTTCGGTGGCTGCATAGGCCGAGCCTCAAAAAAAGCGTCTTAAAACCTGCTAGACCCCAATACCAGAGGGAAAACGGACATTTTATTCAACGGGGGAAACCCCGACATCTAAGTGTCAAATCTAACCTCCCAAGCATTATTTTGCCAGTCTGGAAAAAGTGTACAGGTGAACAACAAGGAACCCTGGCTTTGAGGAACAGCAACGGACATACGAATATTGAGGCTTATTCTGAGATCGACGCTGCGCGAACATCTGGATCAGGCGAGAAGTTAAATCGGCAACTTACGCCGATTCTAACTTTAGACAGGTTTCCTCTCCAAAAAGCGGAGTGCAAAAATCATCAGCCGACTGATAGCCTGCGTGTCAATGGCCACACCTTGTTAAATTCACCTGAAGTTGTTGACAGGAGAAACATAATGCCGCAATTAAAAGCTAAATCGCTGGAAATGAGGACACCCCAAGCAACTAAAACCGCCGTTCTGGTTATCGGAGGCGCAGAAGATAAAGTTCACGGACGCGATATCCTCAGAACTTTTGTTGGCCGTGCTGGTGCTAGCAAGGCCTATATTACAATTATCCCATCGGCTTCTCGCGAACCCGCTATCATCGGTGGTAGGTATATTCGCCTCTTTGAAGAAATGGGTGCTGAAAAGGTCGAGATTTTAGACATCCGCGAACGGGAACAGTGTGAAACTGCCCAAGTCAAAGAGTCCTTGGAAGCCTGTAGTGGGGTATTTCTCACCGGAGGCGACCAATTACGTCTTTGTGGCGTACTGTCA encodes:
- the ispF gene encoding 2-C-methyl-D-erythritol 2,4-cyclodiphosphate synthase, with amino-acid sequence MTKIRIGNGYDIHKLVSDRPLILGGIQIPHELGLLGHSDADVLTHAIMDAMLGALSLGDIGHYFPPTDPQWAGADSLVLLNQVHQLIRDQGWHIGNIDTVVVAERPKLKPHIQKMRDQLAAVLQLAPNQIGIKATTNEKLGPVGREEGICAYAVILLMAND
- the trmD gene encoding tRNA (guanosine(37)-N1)-methyltransferase TrmD, producing MRFDIVTLFPDCFTSILSSGLLAKALAKQIAQVNLVNPRDFTTDKHHKADDEPYGGGVGMLMKPEPIFTAVESLPTLPRREIILMSPQGQTINQPLLKELATNYDQLVVICGHYEGVDERVLHLVTREVSLGDFILTGGEIPSMALLNGVVRLLPGTVGKVESLKSESFEEGLLDYPQYTRPADFRGWKVPDVLLSGNHAEIARWRYEQQIQRTGDRRPDLLEKWQQEKQGSREQGAGSRGEETCE